GAGCTACCACTTAAAAGGATTAGAGTTTAGACCATTGCTATATCACCTTTAGTTGTTACTAACTTCCCAAATGTTTTATACCAAAATATAATGCAACTATTCATTAACTTGTGCTTTGTTCAAGACATTACTCTTTAAAGCGTAAAACTCAAATTTAACCACAATAGTTCTAATTATATGCAATATTTTCATTTTGGCTCATGTTACTGGTCGGGTTGGACTAGTTCTAGACATTACCGAGCTTGGATTGGAACTGATGTGGGAGGAAACTCCTTAAAAGGGATAAATCGTTTAAGAGACCAGAACTCGGAACTTgaaatattagttaaaataaacGGACCTAATTAACTAGTACTACCAACAAGAGGGAGGTTACAATCCAAATAAACCACACGTGATTTAATTTCATTAACCTAACCATCCATCAACGGTAATTATTTAATCTTCAAAGCATAGCATTTAGCATCTCATTCCAGATATCAGGAACACCAGGCAGGCACCAATGACTACAATCAGCCGAACCATGGCCCGTCCCGTGTTGTTTCTCGACTTTATCTCCACCAGCTTGTGTGTAAACAGATGGGTGTCCGTCTTTTCGTAGAGCTGACATAGCAGTTATATCTTGTAGATAAACAGGAAATCTCATACTTTTTAGCACGCCTTTAAGAATCATCATCTCTTCAGGTACATGGGGGTGACTAGCATACGCTAACGGTTCCCTTTGCTTGTAGCATTTCCATCCATTGTCCCTGTACAACTTTCTTTGTGTTAGGTACAACTTATTATGCACAACTTACAACTACCCATGACCCGTTTTGACATCTCATATATTTAGTAAGATTTATACACAAGGTACCTATTATGCCGAGGTGACATGCTACGAAATATGACACGGGACTGACGTGGGTCGAGGTTCAAATCGATCCATTTAGCCCATGTTCGAAGCCCTCTTTGGTATGCAACCATTCGGTTCATATCCCGGGCTACATGCTTTCCCTCCATCAACAAGTCCCACCTGAAAACATCATACAAAATTACAATTTATAAGTTGTAAATTGTAATGTACAAGTTAGTACTTTTATTGCTTACGAGGTCCATTTGTCAGAGTGGGTCCACCAGTGTGCCGAATCAAAAACCAACACATCAGCAGCTCTCCAATACTTGGCATTCTCTTCTATCAAATCCAAATGCAAAATCCTCCTGTTTCCAGGCCCTTTCTTCAGTTCAACAAGAAGTGGGGCCCAACAAAACTCAATAGATGTCTCAAAATCCTGGAAAAGAAGACAATGAACAACCATGTCAAACTTGTATCTTAGGGGTGGCTAGAGTAGAGTGAAATAAAGCAATAGCTTTTGGGCTCGCTTCCCTAATGGCCCTTGATATTAAAAATTACATGTAGATAAATTGGGTCTCAATTTTTTATGTGCTTTAGGCCTCAAAAAGCTTGAACCGCCCTAGGCACATTATGGTATTATACAAATCCCCGGTtccatatatttatatatttgtaTTGATGAGTTGTACAATATAATATTTTGTTGATGCATACTATGACATGGCCGGCTTTGAGGGAGGGTCAGGTGGGTGACGACCCTCGGCCTGGTCGCCCAAAGGGCATGGGTTTAAAAAAGATTGTATTacatttgtaatttttttaaacatgtatatttAATTTCAAATAATATAAGACCCGACTAGTTTAAACAATTAAACCTAAATTAGATTTTAGACCCGAATAAAAATAGGCCCAATTATTTAAATTggtaaacaattaaataaaaaaaaccaacaaTTAAAACTCATTACCAATTTATATCAATTATTTTGTCATattgtgttttttttatatatgattATTGACTTTGTATTATAGGGGCCTTTTTTTTACTCGTCATGTTTAAGATTCTCGGGACAACCCTGATGTCATAGATTCATAGTACAATATATTGTTGCATACCTTTGACATATATGGTCGACCAACAAATGTATGTTACAACTCGctaatatgtatgtatgttgtggTTATAACTTATAAATACAATCGGTCTCACCAGGGCATGGAAGGCCATCGTTGGGCCTGCATAAGTAACCGTTTTGCGGTCAGTTGGCACTACGGATTCGACCAAGCAAACGAGAGATTCCCATTGGTTTCTCATTATGGAATCACCTACTAACATTATTCTTTTCCTTCTCATTCTTCCAAGAAACTCCAATGCATCAAACCTGAAATAACATGAGTTTTACCCATCCAATCTTAAGGTACAACTTTTGTTGCACAAATTACAAAACATTGATCATATACTATTACTAGTTACTAGATAATAAACCAATTGTTGTAGGCTAGACATGTTTTTTGAGTTTAAATAATCAAAGTTAAAAAGTATGACTTGTTAGGATTTGTCATTTTGGCCTCTGGATAGGCCAAAAAATAAGACCTTTTAGTTAACTAAAAAGAACAAAACATATAAAACGGGTTGAAAATGTGTTTCAACCCAACATCACTTGGCCCGACTCATTTGACATATAACATAAAACATTTTAACTCGTCACTTATTTTGTCTAACTCTAATAATATACGACAAGGTGAAAGAGAAAATACATACCTAGGAATGTTACAACCATGTGGTTTCCATCTCCATTTCTCGTAATCAGAATCGGGCCTCCCATTTTTTCGACAAGTTACTCTAGTACTAAGATACGGGCAAGTGGCTGCATCGTAAAGAGGATAGGTTTGATCATACACCCATTTTCCCGACCCAAAATCACATTTTCTTAGTGAATCGTGACGTCCCAGGACCATGTTGATCTCCTCATCCTTGTCATCATCGAGCCACGACAACTCCTCAATCTCGAGTTTCGACGCTCTAGTCAGTCTAACGAGACCAAGTAGCAATGAGAAGGCAAGGAAACACAAAATGAAGGTGGAGGAAGCCATTAGTCATTACAAAGGTTGAAAGAAGACATGAATTGGTGGTATATAGGgccaaagtaaaaaaaaaaaaacatgtgggGACACTTTATGAAAAGTTGGACGAAATTGTGTTAAATTTAGGCATGACATGCGATGAAATTGAGTCATCAAGAGGCTACAATCAATCATGAATGCCCACAGTGAAATGCGATAATTTATATTAGAGCAAACAGTTTTATGGTTGCAATTTATAAAGGACAATTTTCAAGGGGTACAAAATTCAACGGTGGTAGATATATGATTTATTGATAAAGGTATTAAACTATTAATTAAATTTTAGTTAACTGACTTTTGGAGGGTAACCCATTTACGTGTAAGGTTGTTGACAATGGGTCTAGGAATTTTCATTAACGAGGGTAAAAAATGAATCATGTTAAATAAAACAACAATGAATGATGACATAACATGAAACAATTTAGACAATTTATGTTATAACACGTATAACATATgtctaggggtgttcaaaatcgGATTATCCGCtgaaaatttcggatagtgaatattgatatccgaacctgaatccgaaatatccgaaatctCAGATATCCGTATATCTGAAAATTCGGATTCGGAtgtgaattttcaaaaatttcagaTTCGGATAATTTGAAGGAGTCTCGTATAAAGTAATACTAAACTACTATCATACAAAGGAACAcgtttaaaaaaataatgtctGACTTGAAAATTTATATAAGTTAACGAGCGAGCTATTTTATATTATAGTATTAGCAAACAAATAAGTTGCCTTCAATCCATACTCAGATTGAAAACTTATACAAGGTAACTATATTGACAACGACTTGAGAATACGGGTTAGAAAAGCTTTTTTATGTGTGTGGAGGATCCAAATTAATTTTCTGATATCCAtatgaaaacacatttttatgctaAAATGATAAATGCCATCCTTTATAAATTTATAAGCTCTTGATAAAATAATTGATAatttatcaaaataaaatatattttaaaatttcaTCTATAAAAGTGTTCATATAGTTGAGAAGTATTTCCTTTTAAATTTGTGATAAccaaaatcataaaataaaaaaaagtaaaagatTAACTTTAAAAGCTGGACCCATGTTGGACCATGGAAATCATATGGTTTAATTTGTGGAAGGGTGAAAGTAATTATGAAAGGCATGACAAGTCCAAAGGACCAAGAACATTATCACTCTACCTACcatcttttttattattataaaattatagTTGAATATGGTTAAAGGTAAATAATAGTAGATAATCTTAGCTTCTTTGAATATGATTGAAGGTAAATAATAATAGATAATCTTGGCTTCTTTGAATGTTGTCATAAAGCATAAAGCTTAACAAGAAAAATGTTTATATTATtcataaaatttaagaaaaagATTACCACTAGACCATATAGTACAGGTTAACACAATGCTAGTTTTGAATTGGTTTGATCCCAAATTCTGTCATCATACATACAAGACACAAACGGAACCTAAAAATAATGGATTTCAGCCATATTTTTCACCAAAAGATATTGTATTACTAAACTAAAAGGAATAAAATAGTTTGGACTTAAATTCTACTAGACATGTATCACACCTTCAATTGATTTGTTGTTATAAGTACGAGAGAATATAGTACCATGAACAAAATAACGGTACATGATAATTCAACATAACTTTTGTGCACTTCAAGATATTCTCAACCGTTTAGTTCAAAAGGCTAATGAATAGCGGATATATAGTCATCTTTGACACAAACTAAGTATCAAACTAGACTCTCAATGCTCAATTCGTATAAATAGTGACGATTCAATCAATTTTAATACGTAATGTGAAATTTAAATTTTTAGATGATAATGTTTGTTATTTTAAGGtctaaatatttttatgttcgATGGggcatattttttatattttctaaaTTCGGCCTCGTTAATTTTGTTTTTGTGTagttttttggtatttttaattcTGTTTTGTTAAATTATGTATAGTTTTAGTTTGGGTCTGGCCTAGGCCACTTTGTTTTTTAGCCTTTCTAGTTGTTTTGGAATCCAAAAAATGGCACTGGGTCGAAGCCCAAaaaattggttaaaagatgaagAAAACCCACGAACTACCATGTAAATCGAAACTGATCCATAAGTGATTAAGATAGTGTTCGTTTCACATAGTAGAATGGAATCTGGATGGAATTGAAATTTAGATTCCATTTCTTATGTTGTTTGTTTCAATAAAGAAATAAAGTTCTTTAAATTTTTTAAACTAAATGAATTCAAAATTCTTCCAAATTTTGAAGAAATTCAAGTAAAATCAGTGGAATATTTGACCAGTCACCGATGTCTAAAACGTCTCTACCCGAACTCGTCAATCGCCGACACGCAACGCCTCCCCCGACCCACCGCCTACCCACAAAAATTCGATCTGATCAGCCTGCAACGTCTCATACGACCCGACCCGACCTGACCTAGCATCAACCGGACAGGTATAGACCTAACCCGTTAACGAATGGAAACGTCTCGACCCGACCTGTTAACCACCCAAAACGTATGGAACAGACCCGACCCGTTAATGACTCGAAACGTCTCGACCCGACCTAGCCCCCGTTAACGACCCAAGACGTCCCGATCTGAACCGATCTGTTAACGATCGAAATGCCTAGATTCGGCCCGAAACATATTGAATTGACCGACCCATTAACGACCCAAAACGTCTCAACCCGATCTGGCTCATTAATGATCTGAAATGTCTCGACCCAACCTGCTATGCACTTGAATCGGCTCGTTAACAACCTAAACTAGCTCACCCGATCAGCGGGAAGTAGGGTTGtccaaaaagctcgcggctcggagCTCGCTCGGTAAAAGCTCGCTCGATGTGGCTATGTTTGAAAGTGAGCCAAGCTGACTCGGCTCGATTAGAAAGTGAGTCTAGCTCGGTTGGTAACGAGCCGgattggctcggtttggctcgcaTACCAGCTCGGCTTGGCTTAGCTCggattattttacttttaatatattttatttttatatacgttATAATATATCACAAAAAGTGAATATTATTTACACGTGATCAGGAGTGTAATTTGATATCTATACCACATTTAAAGGATTACCATGCTAATGAACTTATATTGAATTTCGTTGAAATTAAGAACGTATTTTGTGTTGCTAAACTTGATTTTGGCATGTAATATATTAGGTTGAGCTTATTTTTGATATGTTCTTTTGAGTTATTAAATAATATGTTAGTTACTGAATTTTAAGAGTCAtgtattaatttttctttttaaaattgaGCTAAACCAAGTCGAGCCGAGCCGACTCGGTTTAAAACCCAGCCGAGCCCGAGTTTAGATTTTCAACTCGGTTTCAAATCCGATTCGAGCCGAGCCAGCCTGGTTTATAATTGAGCCGAGCCCGAGTTTTGCCttagctcggctcgattcgagtcGAGTCGTGAACAACCCTAGCAGGAAGAGATTGTTAGATTTCAATTAATTTGCCAAACGAACACATCAagaatggaattgagattccaattccatcaaattACAATTCATATTGGAACGTTTGAATTCTAAATTTAGTTCTtttcaattccaattccaattcgaTAAAACGAACACTACCTAATTCGAGACCTAGTGGTTTTAAAATTTAGGGCTTTTTATAACAAAATAGAAACATTATAATACTTGAGGGTCTAATATGCAACAAAAGTTTTATTAAGGCAGTTCTCATAAACCCTAGCTCTTCCCCCTTTCTTCCCTAAACCCCAGTCTTCAGTTGCAGAGGTCTCAACAATGGCGGCATTTGACTACGCTCAGAATCTATACGACGTCGCTCTAAAACCTAGACTTCTCCGTTCACTCATCAACGAGCACATCCCGGAAGATAAACAACCGTTGGGGGATTCATTACGGCTTCTACACGTTGCCTCTGCAATCAGAACTCATGAATTGTTGTCTGAACGCGTTGTTCACTCTGCCGATAACAAAAAGTTGATTGAAAAGTGGAAGTCAGCTGTTGATTTATGGGTTGATCGTGTGCTCATGCTAGTGTCTAGCAAAATGGTACATTTCAAttcagtgtttttttttttaatatgcaAATTAGTATGATGACATGACTAGACATGTTCAGTTAATATGAATTGTTTTATGCTTATGTTTAAATGAAAATGTGTTACTTCAGTTTTGGTTTATGTGAATTAGTTTAGGCTTATTAGGTTTAGAGGCTTTAAGCAGCTATTTAAAATGGTTGTAAAGATCACTAGGCGCTAGTCGGGTGGTGAGTACTGACTGGCCTTTGATCCGATTAATAGTGATTAATCGGGTTTGAATTCTGTATGTAAATTTTCAAACTTATATGTGTATACACACACAAAACTTTtcaaattttttatatatagttttttaaacTTATTAATTGGATTGGATTAATAAGTATAATTTTTCGAATACTTCAAAGATTTTGACCAATTTTTATTAATTTTGACTGCTTTTGACCACCTACCGATTTTAGGTTCAGCTAGGTGAATTAGTCAGTAAACTACTTATTGCCGATTAATCTCGATGTTTACAACACTGGCTATAATTTAAGTTACTAGATAtctattttaatttaaaaagggaaGATAATAGTGTGATCGTTTTGATGTACTTTATAGTCGATTTCAGAACCATGAGTTTAAATTTACTTAGGTTATGTGTGATGTAGCCAGATAAAGCTTGGGCTGGAATATCTTTGTTAGGGGTGACTTTTGAAGTATGCAGTTCCGAGCGATTTCTTGCATCTTACTCTGTTTGGTTTCAGGAGTTGCTTAAACATCTTCAGGTATTTAGATTTTTGTTTCGCTTTTATAGTTTGCCTGACATTCATGTGTATGGTGCATGTAATGCCAAAGGGGTGGGAGATTAGTAAACTTCACCGGCTATCTTGGAATTTCTGATCTAACACAAATTTTAATCTTGCACGTAAATCAGGCTTCTGCAGGGTCTAACTTTGTGAAACTTGCATGTTGTGCCTCTATTTCAGATTTTCTTACAAGGTATATGCTATATCTTTTGTTTTAGTCACAtgtagacctggcaaacgggtcgggtcgggttgggtcgggtcatgggtcaaaacgggttcgggtcaaaacgggttcgggtcaaaacgggtcaattataaaaaagggttgttatggttcgggtcgaaacgggtccggGTCAAAACGGGTCCAGGTCGgaacgggtccgggtcagaacgggtccgggtcggaacgggtttcgggtcgggtcgggtcagtttttttttttttgaacaaaaaCTGAGTCGAGCCGACCAATCGGTAGTAACTTGTACCAAAAAATTACTCCTTTTGACCCGTACCGATCCACTTAAACTTACAGCATCACTGGTGCCAAGACCGTCCACAAAAAATGCAAAAGGCAGagaaaccaaaaaaataaaacacaaattaGATTGTCCACAAACAGAAAGAAGTTTTAAAGTTAGAAGTAAAGGAAATAACTTATGCAGTTTTACAAACAACTATACCAAATACCCTGCACACCATTCATGTTCAAAGCAACACATAACTAGACAAACATGTCTTGATCACTCGGTTAATCATTGCCCGATGACTCACCAGCCATCCAAGCCGCATGTTTGTGTGTATCATCCATGGGACGCCAACACATAACTAGATCAACGGTTTCAATCTTATGCAAGTCTGTAAGAGCTTCTTTTCTCGATTTCTCATTTGCAGCCCAACGCTCGTAGTAATGCGTATATCTCCCAATTGCTTTTTTAGCCAACTCTCTTTGACGTTCCGCTTCATGAACCGGAACCCCTTCTTTAGCATAACCGTTGCACGCTCTGCCATCATGTCCCCTGTACGGCCCAAGACACAACCAGCAAAACTCATATCCACACACAACCGTGGTTCTTCTCAATCGACCGCTTACATTTCGGACAAGGCTTCGTACGCGAGAATCCAGTTAGTGTTTTCTGCTTCAGCGTTATTTTTCAACACCCATTTACCGACGGTTTCACAATCCAACGGATGAGAGCATCCTCCATACACTTCCAACAAAAACCATACTTACAATTACACGAAACATCGTAACTACCAAACTCgaaatcatcatcatactcaacAGCATACTCGCATCCCGGCCCAGGACACCACTTAACCCTCTTATTACTCTCGACATAAGTCCTAAGCAGAAAAAAATCATACCTTTTCCTTTCGTTTTCACTCGCCAACAAGCGAACCATATCCGGCCCAACCGCAGCCTCGCAAGACGGCTCCGGACACCTCAAAGTCAAACACCCAGGTCCATCCTCAACAGCAGTACACACATAACTCTTCCAACACACCTTGAAAATTTAAAACATTTACACATACACACATCAAATCCATCAGCTACGTGGCTCATGAAGTGATGATGATACCTTCATCGGAAAAGATGCCGTCGCTGATGAAGATGCCGGCGAAGGGGCGGGGGTTTGTGGCGGAGGAGACGATGGAGACGCGGAGACGGTGGGGGGTTGTGGCGGAGGAGACGGCGGAGAGGGTGGAGATTGGGGCGTCGGCGTCGCTGATGAGTGATGACTAGGAACTGATTATGTTCAGTGAACCCGTGTTGAGGTAGAGAACCCTAAAGGAACCGTTCCTTTAAAACTCTCAACCCGTATTGACCCGTggatgttttttttgtttttttaattaacccATTTCAACCCATTAACTTAAATTATTTTACCCAAATCCACCCATAGTATTTTATAAATAACCCAAAATGACCCATATCAAAGACTTTGGGTCAGAATTGCCCCCTCTAGTCACATGCTACTGTTCAAATGAAGCTTTACATCAATGATGTCACACTTTTTGTTAATCTATGGTTGTTAAGATTTAGAATATGAAGTTTTGCCGAGACAGTGAAAAAATAATGTAAAACGCACGTGACACTTTCATAGTTTTATGAATATGAATCTCTAAATCCATCTTATCTGTGTGCTGGT
Above is a window of Helianthus annuus cultivar XRQ/B chromosome 14, HanXRQr2.0-SUNRISE, whole genome shotgun sequence DNA encoding:
- the LOC110890677 gene encoding protein trichome birefringence-like 36, whose amino-acid sequence is MASSTFILCFLAFSLLLGLVRLTRASKLEIEELSWLDDDKDEEINMVLGRHDSLRKCDFGSGKWVYDQTYPLYDAATCPYLSTRVTCRKNGRPDSDYEKWRWKPHGCNIPRFDALEFLGRMRRKRIMLVGDSIMRNQWESLVCLVESVVPTDRKTVTYAGPTMAFHALDFETSIEFCWAPLLVELKKGPGNRRILHLDLIEENAKYWRAADVLVFDSAHWWTHSDKWTSWDLLMEGKHVARDMNRMVAYQRGLRTWAKWIDLNLDPRQSRVIFRSMSPRHNRDNGWKCYKQREPLAYASHPHVPEEMMILKGVLKSMRFPVYLQDITAMSALRKDGHPSVYTQAGGDKVEKQHGTGHGSADCSHWCLPGVPDIWNEMLNAML